In Bacteroidota bacterium, the sequence GAAATAATACTTAATTAAACCAATATGAAACTAACAAAAAAAATATTTGCATGCCTGTTAGCCGCAGGTGGCAGCTATGCATTACTTACCTCGTACATAGCAGTTGATAGTGCGGCCAATCCTTCAAAAGTAAGTGGATTAAGTGCAGCATTACCATATGATGTAACCTTACGAAAAACACAACCCAGGATATTAGAAACAAGCATCAGGGCAGATTTCGATTTGTTCTCATGGGAGTCGTTTATTGCTTTAAACTGGTCGCCCGATGGTAAAGGAACTATTGGCGATAAAGGTGATAACAATACCGTTTGGGAAACATGGAAAGAAAGTTACGAAGTGTTTTTACCTGATGGCAAAGCACCGGCCCCTTGGGGGAAAGGAGCATTTGTACCACCTGCATGTGCCAAAGGAAAAGGCGATTTTAAATTTCTACAACAAGTAGGTAAAACACCCAATGTATTAGATGAAATGGATCAACCATTTAAAACAGGTCCGCTCATTGACCAAAACGGACAATACACACGTTTTGAAATTTTAGTAAACAAAGAAATGTTTAACTATATAGATAGTGCAAAGCTGTATAGTTTTGATTTGCAACAAAAGTTTAAAGGCATTGTTGATTTTCCGGAAGGAAACATAAGCACAAAAAACCGTGGAGCTATTATGGTTAAAGCTGCCTGGAAAATTTTAGGTAAAGGCGATGACCCTTCACGTTTCCATACAGCCAAAGCTTTAGTATATGTTCCACCTACTGACGACCCCGTTATACATGAAACATGTTATGTAGCCACAGTTGGTTTGGTTGGTTTGCATATAGGAACCAAAACAAACGTATGTCCGCAATGGATTTGGAGCACCTTTGAACAAGTAGATAATGTACCAGCTTATGGCAAAGGAAATAGTAATCCGCATTACAATTACTTTAATAAAAAACAAGGTTATGCTGATATAAATAATGCACCGGCACGCCCTTGGGATCCAAACATAAAAGGACAAAAAGGAAGCCAGATAGTAAGGCTGAATACGATAGCACAGGGTACAGATTCATTAAACAAAATTTACCAGAAACGTTTAAAAACAGTGAACCCTAAATCAGTATGGCAGTATTATGAATTAGTAGGTACCCAATGGCCTGTTAACCCGGAACAAAAACCTGCCGGTAATCCATTCCCTTTATTTATGGCCAATACCACGCTTGAATCATACATACAAGGTATAGTGGTTGATGGTAAAGTAGATCATGTAAATGGAGTAAGCTCAAGTTGCATAGGCTGCCATAATGGAGCCACCATGAAATCAAATGGGAAAGCTTCAGATTTTACTTTTTTATTAGAAAGAGCACAATAATTTTTAACCATTTAAAAACTAAAGAAATGAATACAATAGAAAACTTTATAAATCTTTCAGCAGTGTTAACTGGCTACGAAGCTATTGAGCTAAAACCTAAAAACGATACACAACAAGTAGCACAAAAATATTTTGATACATTAACCAAAAATACACCCGTTGATGTATTGAACGATTTGTACAATACCTTTTTAAACATAAAAGGCGATATAACTGATGGTGTGCTGAAACAAATTTTGCAAGATGCTACATTAGGACAACTGGCACGCAATATTATTCAAATGTGGTACACCGGAATATGGTACGGATTATATCCTGGTCAAATGGACTATGTAATATCATCAACCGCTTATACCAATGGATTAGTATGGAAAGAAATGGGCGCCCATCCAATGGGTTTTAGCGAAGGTAATTTTGGATATTGGGCTGACGCACCTCAAATGCCAGTAATAAAATAATTAACCACATTTATAAAAAATAAACAAATACAAGTATGAGTAATTCAACTAAAAAATATGATGTAGTAATTGTGGGTGCTGGTTTTGCAGGTAATGTAATGGCATTAGAATTAGCCAAAGCCGGAAAAAAAGTATTGATGGTAGAAGGAGGAGACCCCTTTAAAAGTGATAACAGAGAAGTGTTTATGCAAAACTTTTTTTTAGCAATGGCTAAAACACCGGAGTCGCCTTACCCACAAAATTATAATTCACCACGTCCATCCGTATTAGATATACAAAACATTACACCCAATTCTCCGCAAGGGCAAAACGGAACTAATCCGGTAAAAGATATAGCTACCAATGGATATTTTATTGAAAAAGGTCCAATGGCATTTGGCAGTACCTATGAGCGTGTAGCAGGCGGTACCAGTTGGCATTGGTTAGGTACGTGTTTAAGGTTATTACCTTCCGATTTTAGAATGAAAACAGAATTTGGTGTAGGAGTTGATTGGCCTATATCATACGATGACCTTTCTGCTTATTACAACAAAGCCGAATTTGAAATAGGTGTTTCAGCCGATGTAGAGGAACAAAATATACATGGTGTAACATTTACACCGGGATACAAATATCCGATGCAATCACTTCCACCGACAGTACTTGATAAAAAGTTTTCAGAAAAACTAAACGGTATTACCTTAGATGGTTCCATAGTAAAAGTAACAGGGACACCAGCCGGAAGAAACAGCACCTCCAATAAAATAGATGGTAAAATTTATAACAATGGCAGGCGCCTATGTCAGGGCAATACCAACTGTACACCCATTTGCCCTATACAAGCCAAATACGATGCAACAGTTACTTTAGCCAAAGCATTAAATACAGGCAATGTAGATATCATGTACCAGACAGTTGCCTATAATATACTGATAGATGAAACTACTAAAAAAGTAACAGGTATAGCTTATAAACAATACGAAACAAAACTAGGGCCCGTAACAGGCGAAGGTGTTGTAACAGCCACATCATATATAATAGCGGCACATGCAGTGGAAACAGCTAAGTTATTATTGATGTCGAAAAACAAAACAATGCCCAATGGAATAGCTAACTCAAGTGGACAAGTGGGGAAAAATTTAATGGATCATCCTGTAAAATTAAGTTGGGGTTTAATGCCCGAAAGTACCTATCCTTTTAGAGGTCCTTTAAGCACCTCAGGAATAGAAACCACACGCGATGGTGAATTTCGTAAAAAGCGTGCAGCATACCGTATAGAAATAGGTAACGAAGGATGGAATTGGACAATGGGTGCACCTTACAGTACCTTAACCGACTTAGTTAATAAAAATACATTTGGTAAAGCATTACGTCAGGAAATTGCCAGCAATTTTACCCGTCAGTTTCGTATAGGTTTTTTAGTGGAGCAATTACCGGGTGATGGTTATATAGTTCCATCGGCTATTGCCACAGATAATTTAGGCTTACCGCGCCCGGAAGTTCATTATGATTTATCAGACTATACCAAAGCAGGTTTTGAAGCTGCCGTAGAAGCCACCAATACCATATTCGGTTTATTAGGAGCCAAAGAAAGTATAGAAAGCTCAAACCCTCCCGCAAGCCGACCTGGTTCATTTACCTACAATAACAAAACCTATTTTAGCAATGGAGCAGGGCATGTAATGGGAACACACCGTATGGGTGCAACGCCACAAGATTCTGTAACCGATGCCAATATGAAAACATGGGATCATGACAATTTATATTTAGTAGGTTGTGGTACATTTCCTACCACAGGTACAGCTAATCCTTCACTAACCATGATGGCATTGGCTTATAAGGCCACAGAAGCCTTGTTAAAAACATTGTAGTAAAAATAAAATATCGCTCATTGAATAGGAGTGAGCGATATTTTTCATTGAAAAAAGAGTATTAATACTACAAAAAAAGAGTATTTCTACTCTTGCCTTAATTGAACCAGTAGCACTAAGTTTGACCAGCTCAATTACTGCATGTAATTTTATGAAACACCAATACCCCAAAGTTTTAATAAAGCAAAAATTATATGAGGTGATTGAGCTATTTAAATCAATACAAATTATTAGTTGTTTATCCTTATGAAGATTTTAGTTCTGCAGGTTGTTATTTTCTCTTCCTTTTTTTTATTGCTCTTTGCACTCACATTCAATATCAGTTTTGCTGAACAGGCATTGGCGTTTTTTAATCATAACCTCATAATGAGTGCCATTGCAAGTACTGCATTACTGGCATCAGATATAGTTTTACCCGTTCCTTCAAGCGTTTTAATGTTACTCAATGGAAAGCTATTTGGCATTGTTATAGGTACCGTTGTTTCCTGTTTAGGCTTGGTATTATCAACCTTATTAGGTTATATAATTGGTAAAAAAATAACCTCTTCCTTATCTCGTTTTTTAAATGTCAGGCAACAGGAAGAAGCAGAAAAAATGTTTAAGCAATGGGGCTACTTAGCTTTAATCATAAGCAGACCGATTCCACTCTTATCAGAAAGTATAAGCATTGTAGCCGGTATGCAAGGCATGTCGTTTTCATCCGTGTTGATATCAGCTTTTGCAGGGTCATTACCGGGAGCATTGGTATATGCTTATTACGGTAGTACCTCCAATAACGAACAAAACCAATACATCAGTTTTTTATTAGTACTGGGTATTGCAGCCTTGGCTTTTATTATTTCCAAATTATTAAAAAAACAAATTTCAAAAAACAGGTATGAGTTACTTTGATTTTCCACGTATTAATTTTACTGGCGATGTTATTATTAACGTTGGTACAGTAAACAATGATGACTATTCAGCATCGCCCAATGTTACCTATATTGCTGAAGGAGCCGGTAAAGGTGAAATATTACGCCTTTCCAATACATTGGCAGTACAAGCTGTTACCCACGGTATGACCGATGAAGAGTTTATTCCATGGTCGCAAGCACCTGTAGCTACCTGTGATGTGAATGGTAATTCAACAGGTAATATGATTCCTGGTGAATGGAACTATTATGGTGATATGAGCGTTACCTTTCAAAATGCAAATGTAGTAGGCGTAAACTTAGCCGATGGCACTTTGCAAACCAGTGGTAATCCTATTATTGGTACCAATGTTTCTTTTAATAACGATTCAGGCAGAAGTACCGCTTTAATATGTGATGTAAATCCGGAAGATGTACCCAGTTCACAAATTTTTGCCGATGTGTTTTCTTTAAGAGATAGCAGTGGCAATGCATTGTTTCAGGGTAAGCCATCAAAAGCCGTAACACGTTGGATTAATTTTCAGCGCAATGCAAACCTCAACGCTTCCGCAGGCGCATCAGGCTTGTTTCAAAGTGTAATTCCCATAAGCGATTTTAGCGACCCAGGTGTTCAAAATACTCTTAAAAGCTTAGGAATGGATACCAGTAATTTACCAAGCAATTTAAAAGGTTTTATGGTGCGTTACACAGTATATAAAACCATTCCACCTATAACACCCAGTAACTATCCTGACAATGATACTTATTTACAAGCTTTGGTTGATTTGTATGCCAAACCATTTCCAGCCAATCAAAACCCGGGTGTATGCACTGTAAGCGGTTCCATAGGTTTATGGTATGAAGACGAAATGCAATCCATAACAATGGGTAGACTTTTAGTGCAACCCAACCAAAGTAGTACCTTTAGTACAGGTCCATACAAAAACAATAATAGCGGTGGTAATTTTTACTTAGGGCCAACTGTAGCAAAACTATATTCGGGCACTAACAGACTTACTTTAGATGTGTCCAATACCTTTCCCGAGTTGTATCAAAAGTCAGCAGCCGATATTATACCTCCGGTTATTACCA encodes:
- a CDS encoding GMC family oxidoreductase — its product is MSNSTKKYDVVIVGAGFAGNVMALELAKAGKKVLMVEGGDPFKSDNREVFMQNFFLAMAKTPESPYPQNYNSPRPSVLDIQNITPNSPQGQNGTNPVKDIATNGYFIEKGPMAFGSTYERVAGGTSWHWLGTCLRLLPSDFRMKTEFGVGVDWPISYDDLSAYYNKAEFEIGVSADVEEQNIHGVTFTPGYKYPMQSLPPTVLDKKFSEKLNGITLDGSIVKVTGTPAGRNSTSNKIDGKIYNNGRRLCQGNTNCTPICPIQAKYDATVTLAKALNTGNVDIMYQTVAYNILIDETTKKVTGIAYKQYETKLGPVTGEGVVTATSYIIAAHAVETAKLLLMSKNKTMPNGIANSSGQVGKNLMDHPVKLSWGLMPESTYPFRGPLSTSGIETTRDGEFRKKRAAYRIEIGNEGWNWTMGAPYSTLTDLVNKNTFGKALRQEIASNFTRQFRIGFLVEQLPGDGYIVPSAIATDNLGLPRPEVHYDLSDYTKAGFEAAVEATNTIFGLLGAKESIESSNPPASRPGSFTYNNKTYFSNGAGHVMGTHRMGATPQDSVTDANMKTWDHDNLYLVGCGTFPTTGTANPSLTMMALAYKATEALLKTL
- a CDS encoding VTT domain-containing protein; protein product: MKILVLQVVIFSSFFLLLFALTFNISFAEQALAFFNHNLIMSAIASTALLASDIVLPVPSSVLMLLNGKLFGIVIGTVVSCLGLVLSTLLGYIIGKKITSSLSRFLNVRQQEEAEKMFKQWGYLALIISRPIPLLSESISIVAGMQGMSFSSVLISAFAGSLPGALVYAYYGSTSNNEQNQYISFLLVLGIAALAFIISKLLKKQISKNRYELL
- a CDS encoding sugar dehydrogenase complex small subunit, with protein sequence MNTIENFINLSAVLTGYEAIELKPKNDTQQVAQKYFDTLTKNTPVDVLNDLYNTFLNIKGDITDGVLKQILQDATLGQLARNIIQMWYTGIWYGLYPGQMDYVISSTAYTNGLVWKEMGAHPMGFSEGNFGYWADAPQMPVIK